The following proteins come from a genomic window of Sulfurirhabdus autotrophica:
- a CDS encoding putative bifunctional diguanylate cyclase/phosphodiesterase translates to MARTSQILSGNARLLKSKVSKYAVVGTVISIAAILVATAIMSFLQVGSVTIDSMMSAQQTNPSLWMLDAMPFLFAFWGQYVSSIMAFEASAMVVDQTHELRTQTTILANQAMRSSTYDALTDLPNRVLLRDRLEQALNVASRDKTHLAILIMDLDRFKDVNDTLGHYIGDRILKQVAKRLQGVIQEPNSVARLGGDEFAVLLPKIADIKDATLVVSKIEKALHAPFMIEGLKLDIQASVGVAFFPEHGMDADTLLQRADVAMYVAKKNHSGFVVYSQKLDQHSPHRLTLMGELRQAIDRDELVLHYQPKINVKTAMVSGVEALVRWNHGVHGLMPPDDFIPLAERTGLIKPLTLWVLNHALQQCAVWQEQGLKLDISVNVSANGLMDLDLPDTVAGLLASHEVAPERLVLEITESAIMLDKDRAMQVLTSLAGMGIRLSIDDFGTGYSSLAYLSKMPVKEIKIDKSFVMDMEKNSSNAMIVHATIDLGHNLGLEVIGEGVESKEIMAKLKGLGCDVVQGFHFTKPLAEAQFSEWLSKSINSGLIKTDGGQTTK, encoded by the coding sequence ATGGCAAGAACAAGCCAAATATTGTCTGGCAATGCTCGATTATTAAAATCCAAAGTTAGTAAATATGCTGTTGTTGGTACCGTTATCTCTATTGCCGCCATTTTGGTTGCAACAGCGATTATGAGTTTCCTTCAAGTAGGCAGTGTGACCATTGACAGCATGATGTCAGCGCAGCAAACCAATCCTTCCCTCTGGATGCTTGATGCCATGCCCTTTTTGTTTGCATTCTGGGGGCAATATGTGAGTTCTATCATGGCATTTGAGGCAAGTGCCATGGTGGTTGATCAGACCCATGAATTGCGGACGCAAACCACCATACTTGCTAATCAGGCCATGCGCAGCTCTACCTATGATGCCTTGACTGATTTGCCTAATAGAGTGTTATTGAGAGACAGGCTGGAGCAGGCTCTCAATGTTGCATCCAGAGATAAAACCCATCTGGCAATTCTGATTATGGATCTGGATCGGTTTAAAGATGTGAACGACACACTGGGCCACTACATAGGTGACCGTATCCTTAAACAGGTTGCAAAGCGATTGCAGGGTGTGATTCAGGAACCAAACTCAGTAGCACGTTTAGGTGGGGATGAATTTGCTGTTTTGCTGCCAAAAATTGCGGATATAAAGGATGCAACGCTGGTGGTAAGTAAAATTGAAAAGGCATTGCATGCGCCTTTTATGATTGAAGGTTTGAAGCTTGATATTCAGGCAAGTGTGGGCGTGGCTTTTTTCCCCGAGCATGGAATGGATGCAGATACCCTGTTGCAACGGGCAGATGTAGCCATGTATGTTGCCAAGAAAAATCACAGTGGTTTTGTTGTCTATTCCCAAAAACTGGATCAGCACAGTCCACATCGTTTAACGCTCATGGGCGAGCTGCGTCAGGCAATTGACAGGGATGAACTGGTTTTACATTACCAGCCAAAAATTAATGTCAAAACTGCAATGGTGAGTGGTGTAGAAGCTCTGGTTCGCTGGAACCATGGCGTTCATGGATTAATGCCTCCTGATGATTTTATTCCTTTGGCTGAGCGTACAGGACTAATCAAACCGCTTACATTGTGGGTGCTGAACCATGCTTTACAGCAGTGTGCTGTATGGCAGGAGCAAGGATTGAAACTGGATATTTCAGTCAATGTGTCAGCTAACGGATTGATGGATCTGGATTTGCCCGATACTGTTGCCGGGCTTTTGGCTTCTCATGAAGTTGCACCAGAAAGGCTGGTTCTGGAAATTACTGAAAGTGCCATTATGCTAGATAAAGATCGCGCAATGCAGGTTTTGACAAGTTTGGCTGGAATGGGTATTCGACTTTCAATTGATGACTTTGGAACAGGTTATTCCTCACTCGCTTATCTTAGTAAAATGCCCGTGAAAGAAATAAAAATTGATAAATCTTTTGTGATGGATATGGAGAAAAATAGCAGTAATGCCATGATTGTGCACGCCACAATTGATCTGGGACATAATCTGGGACTGGAAGTGATTGGTGAGGGCGTGGAGAGCAAGGAAATCATGGCCAAATTGAAGGGGCTGGGTTGTGATGTGGTGCAAGGCTTTCACTTTACTAAACCGCTTGCTGAAGCGCAATTTTCGGAATGGTTGTCGAAGTCTATAAATTCCGGTCTGATTAAAACTGATGGTGGGCAAACAACGAAATAG